In Mycobacterium branderi, the DNA window CATCGGCTGGTGGTGGCGTGCCTGGACGCCGGTCTACCTGTGCACTGCCTGCCCGGCCCGTCGGCAGTGACCGCTGCGCTCGCGGTGTCGGGGCTGCCGTCGGACAAGTTCTGTTTCGAGGGCTTCGCGCCGCGTAAGCAGTCGGCGCGACGGACATGGCTGGCGTCACTCGCGCAGGAGCAGCGCACGTGCGTGTTCTTCGAGTCCCCGCGTCGGCTGCCGGCCTGCCTGCGTGACGCCGTCGATCAGCTCGGCGGCAGCAGAAGGGCGGCGGTGTGCCGGGAACTTACGAAGGTGCACGAGGAAGTGGTCCGCGGAACGCTGGAGGAGCTGTCGAAATGGGCGGCCGACGGCGTGCTGGGCGAGATCACCGTCGTACTGGCCGGCGCCACACCGAGCGCCGACCTGCCTGCGCTGGTGGCCGAGGTGAACAGCCTTGTCCGCCAAGGTGTTCGGGTCAAGGACGGCTGCGCGCAAGTGGCCGCGGGCACGCCGGTGTCACGGCGTGAGCTCTACGACGCGGTGCTGCGGTCGCGCGACTGAGGTCTGCAGGATCGGCGCGGCCTTGTGCAGGCACTCGTCCCATTCGGCGTCGACGTCGGAGTCGGCGGTGATTCCGCCGCCAGCTCCGAGCACCGCGTTGCCCGCAGTGTCGAATTCCACCGTGCGGATGGCCACGTTGAGCTCGCAGCCCGCCACGGGAGACGCCAAACCGACTGTGCCGCAATATATTCCGCGCCTAAACCGCTCCCACTGCGAAATCAGCTGTCGCGCACGCAGTTTGGGCGTCCCGGTGACCGAGGCCGGCGGGAAGGCGGCATCCAGCAGCGCCGCCGTCGGCAGCTCGGCGGGCACCACCGCCGAGACCGTCGACACCAGATGCCACACGCCGGGCGCCGGCCGCACCACCAACAGCTCGGGCACGTCGACCGTGCCGGTGACCGCCACCCGGCCGACGTCGTTGCGAACCATGTCGACGATCATGATGTTCTCGGCGACATCCTTGGCCGATGCCCGCAGCGCCGACGGGCAGGCATCCAGCGGCAGCGTCCCCTTGATCGGGCTGGACGTCACGACATCGCCGCGGCGGCACAAGAACAGCTCCGGCGACAGCGACGCCACCGCGCCCCAGGGGCCGGCCAGATAGGCCGCCCGGGCCGGAGCGGTGCAGGCGATGCCGTCGGCGAAGAAGTCCAGCGGCGCACCGGCGACCGAGCCGGTGAATTGCGTACAGACGCAAGCCTGATACACCTCGCCCGCGGCGATCGCCTCCAGACAGGCCAACACCCCGGCGCGGTGCGCCGCGCGGTCGGCGTCGTCCCAGTCGATGCGGCAGGCACGTTCGGGCGCCGGTGCCGACAGCGCGTCGACGAGCCAGCCCGGCATCGGCGCGCCCGACAGGCTCTCGTACCACCAGTGCCGGTCGCGGTCGCAGCGCAACACGCAGTCGGTCCAGCCGCCGGCGGCCTCGGGGATCCGGGGCGCTCGCCCGTCGGCGCCGGGATCGGGGTAGGACAGGTAGCCAATCCAGCCGCCGCCCACCGCGGCGGTGTCCGAACCGGGGCGGACGGCGAACGCGTCCGCGGGATCGACCGGCAGCAGCGACACACTCGGTGCGATCACCGCCGACGCGCCGAACCACTCGCCGGTCAGCGCCGCCGGCGGCGGCCGACCGAGCCGAACCGTGGCGTCGCCGACCGAACGCAGCACTTGCGCCGCGTCGCCAAGGTCGCCGAGCCGATCGATTCGCACCGTTCCAGCTTGGCAGACCGCTCACCCGGTGGGGGCAACCGAGCTAGGAGCGGGGCCATCTACCACATGGGTCGCGCCGCCCGCCCGCTTCGCCTCATACATCGCGCCATCAGCACGCCGTAGCAGGTCGTCGAGAGAAAAGTGCAGGTCGTCGGTGTGATGGGAGGCGACACCGATACTGGCTGTCAGCGCTACACCGTCCACCTCAGCCCAGGTCATGGGGGCCAATCGATCCACGAGAACCGCTATGTGGTCGTGATTTCTGCCGAAGGCGATGAGCACCAGTTCATCGCCGCCGATGCGAGCGGTGATCTCATCGTCACGAGCCACCGATTTCAGCCTCTGCGCCATAGCCATGAGTGCAGCGTCGCCAGCGGCATGCCCCTGCCCGTCGTTCACGTCTTTGAGGCGGTCGATATCACATACCGCTATCGTCACGACGGCCGGTGATGTCTTCCGGATGGCCGTTGCCGCAGCGGCATACATCCCGCGCCGGTTCCGCAGTCCCGTCAACGGGTCGTAATGGGCAGAACGTGCGGTCGTGCGTATAGACCTCCGCCCGATATCGATCAGGACCAGACCGCCCAGTGGCAGCACGACCGCCCAAATCAGCGCAGGCATGTAGTAGACGAACAGCCCGAAGAATCTCGCATGCTCCCAGACCACGGCCCAACCCGTGATACCGGCGATCAGGGCCGCGCAAAAGCCACAGTGCGCGGCAAGGATTCGCCCGCCGAGCAGGAAGCCGGCGAACCCTCCGGGCAGCAGCATGTAGACCGTGGTGCACAGTCGCGACTCCGGTGTCGACATTGTCGCGACGACGATGGCCACTGCGCCGTCGGCCCATAGGAGGAAGGCGAGCGCCTGGTGATAACGCGGCCATGGTCCCATTAGCCAACGAAGCCCGATGACCACAGCAGAGAGCAGGACGGCGGCCTGGACAGACCGCGGGACGACACCGCTCGGACCGGCGGGATGGAACTGGAGGATGCCAACCAACCCTGCCAACGCGAGGCAGGAAATACCGACCATCCTGGTGAACGCCCGCAGCAGCCGACCTTCGCGCATCGCGCCGGTCGCGAACCTGTAATCGCGTCTGCTCAACCGTCCCCCCTCGACCCACAGCAAAGATGAGTGCAGCACATTGTTGCAGGCGACGGCATGGATTCGGCTACAAACGTAAACGGGTGCTTTTAGCCCGCTCGCCAGGCAGACCGCTCACCCGCGGCTGATCGCCCGGGCGGTCGCCAAGGCCGTCAGCTTGTCGGGGTTGCGCATCGCGTAGAAGTTGGTGATCTTGCCGTCGACGATCTCGACGGTGAAGACCCCTTCGAGCTGGTCGGCGCGGTAGAGCACCACCGCCGGCGCGGCGTTGCAGTTCACGGTTTCTATCCGGACCTCGGGGATGCGCGCGGCCCACCGAACCAGACCGATGACCGCCCGGGCCACCTTCTCGGCCCCGATCACCGGCCGCCGGGCTGCGGTGGCTTTGCCGCCGCCGTCGGCTGTCCACGTCACGTCGGGCGCCAGCATCGACATCACCGTCTGCACGTTGCCCGATGATGCCGCGGCCATGAATTCG includes these proteins:
- the rsmI gene encoding 16S rRNA (cytidine(1402)-2'-O)-methyltransferase: MSAGRLLLGATPLGRPSDSSSRLVEALATADVVAAEDTRRVRTLAKALDVHIAGKVISMFDANEAARVPLLLDEIAAGATVLVVTDAGMPLISDPGHRLVVACLDAGLPVHCLPGPSAVTAALAVSGLPSDKFCFEGFAPRKQSARRTWLASLAQEQRTCVFFESPRRLPACLRDAVDQLGGSRRAAVCRELTKVHEEVVRGTLEELSKWAADGVLGEITVVLAGATPSADLPALVAEVNSLVRQGVRVKDGCAQVAAGTPVSRRELYDAVLRSRD
- a CDS encoding GGDEF domain-containing protein, with amino-acid sequence MSRRDYRFATGAMREGRLLRAFTRMVGISCLALAGLVGILQFHPAGPSGVVPRSVQAAVLLSAVVIGLRWLMGPWPRYHQALAFLLWADGAVAIVVATMSTPESRLCTTVYMLLPGGFAGFLLGGRILAAHCGFCAALIAGITGWAVVWEHARFFGLFVYYMPALIWAVVLPLGGLVLIDIGRRSIRTTARSAHYDPLTGLRNRRGMYAAAATAIRKTSPAVVTIAVCDIDRLKDVNDGQGHAAGDAALMAMAQRLKSVARDDEITARIGGDELVLIAFGRNHDHIAVLVDRLAPMTWAEVDGVALTASIGVASHHTDDLHFSLDDLLRRADGAMYEAKRAGGATHVVDGPAPSSVAPTG
- a CDS encoding aminodeoxychorismate synthase component I; translated protein: MRIDRLGDLGDAAQVLRSVGDATVRLGRPPPAALTGEWFGASAVIAPSVSLLPVDPADAFAVRPGSDTAAVGGGWIGYLSYPDPGADGRAPRIPEAAGGWTDCVLRCDRDRHWWYESLSGAPMPGWLVDALSAPAPERACRIDWDDADRAAHRAGVLACLEAIAAGEVYQACVCTQFTGSVAGAPLDFFADGIACTAPARAAYLAGPWGAVASLSPELFLCRRGDVVTSSPIKGTLPLDACPSALRASAKDVAENIMIVDMVRNDVGRVAVTGTVDVPELLVVRPAPGVWHLVSTVSAVVPAELPTAALLDAAFPPASVTGTPKLRARQLISQWERFRRGIYCGTVGLASPVAGCELNVAIRTVEFDTAGNAVLGAGGGITADSDVDAEWDECLHKAAPILQTSVARPQHRVVELTP